Genomic DNA from Candidatus Omnitrophota bacterium:
TTGAAATGGGCAAGGAGACTTGATTCCAGCCGCTCACGGGCGAAGGCGAAATATACGGTGTGAGATCGATGTCCAGCAAGGAGTTCTTTCCGTCGGAAAGACCCAAATGCATGGCTCCAAGCGTTCCCTCCACTCTTATTGCAAACTCCAGTATGGAAAACTTACGCATATCCTGGTGCAGCGGGAGCTGCCAAGTGAAGCCGGAAGCTTCGGGGATGCGGTAGTCCAGACTCAGGTGCTGTCCCAGGTAGGCAGAACTGTCTTCTTCAAGCAGTTTCTGTTGGACCTTGGCGCCGGGTCCCGGATTCATCCGGCTCTTATGTGTGCCTTGCTGGTTACTCTCAAAATCCGCCAAAACGAGACTGCTGACACTTCGCCTTAGGGTGCCGGTGGGCTTAAGAGAAGTGTAAAACATCAGCACGAGCGGGATAAGCGCCAACCCTGTAATCAGACAAAGTGCGAGAAAACTGAGCCGTCTTTGTATGAGAGTTGCGGGACCGTTCACTAGGCTTCCTCACTATAGGCTTCAGACGGGCGCAAGAGGCGCATCTGCAGAATCGAGAAGCCCATCACAATGATAAAGAGGATATAGGCCACAGCGCTCGCTACGCCCATATCAAAATCGTGAAATCCGAGTTCGTAGAGGTGGTACACGATGGTGGAGGTGCTCCCCAAAGGGCCTCCTCCGGTCATGGTGAAGATCTCCGGAAAGACTTGGAAGGAGTAAATCGTGTTAACCACCACAGCAAAGAGCAAAATAGGTTTGATCTGCGGGAGCGTAACATTCCAAAAACGCTGCCAGGCATTGGCCCCATCGATGTGCGCGGCTTCGTAAAGTGTATTGGGGATGGATTGAAGGCCTGCTACGAACAGAATGGTGTAATAACCGAAACTTGCCCAAACATTCATGAACATGATCGCGGGCAAGGCCAATTTTGGATTGAGTAACCAGCTTGGATCGGGCGGAGGGATCCTGAGCCGGGAGAGGATTCCGTTGACCATCCCGTCGGGTGCATACAAATAGGTGAAGATGGTGGCAACCACGATGACGGATGTGGCAACCGGGAGAAAAAGCCCGGCCTGGAAGATGCCTCTCAGAGGGATGCGCTGGCTCAAGAGTACTGCACAGAATAAGGCCAGTGACATGGTGAAAGGAATGGTTCCCAAGGCAAAGAAGAGCGTATTTCCCAGGGCCTTGAGAAATTGCGCGGACCGGATCGCGTCCACATAGTTCTGGAGCCCCACAAAAGAGAAGCGCCCGCTTAGAAAATCATAATCGCAAAAGCTAACCAGGAAGCTGTGTACCAAGGGGTAGATCCCGAACAAGAGAAATAATACGAACCAAGGCGAGAGAAAGAAGAGGGTGGAATAGTCAAAACTCCGGCCGGGTTCGCTATAGCCCTCCGCCGGGAAAGGGGCGCCCAGCTGGCGTGCGAGTTTGCGGTGCAAATAAACTCCCAGCAGCAGCAGAAAAAGCAGCACTGCCACAGAGGTCCCCGGATCCGCCCAGGTCTTGGGGGTGGCCTGTCGCTGAAGAATTTCTTCAATGGCCTGTGCCTGTTCCCTCAACGCGACTTCGGGCTCTACGGATTTGAGAAATACCTTGTCGATCAGAACCGAGAGCTCGTGCTGGATTCGGGACCACCTGGGATGGCTCGGAGGCGCGACAGCGGAGTGGGTTTGTAAAAGAAAGTGGCGATGCAGGGGATGGGTCTCAAAGAAGGGATGTTTGAGGGCAGAGAGTGTTGTGGGCACGACGTTTTGTTGTACCTCCACAATCTCCATGACCTGTTTCTCATCAATAAGAAAACGAATCAGCTCCAAAGCGGCCTCAGGGTGTTTGCAGCTCTTGAGTACGGAAAAGACCTCGCATCCGGCAAAAGAGGCCTGAGTGCCGCGGTTAGGGGCGGGACGCGGCAGCATGCCGACACCAAAATCGAGTTGCGGATTGAGCCGGGGAATCAGGGGCAGGTTCCAGCCTCCGGAGATTTGCATGCCGATGCGGCCTTCGGCAAAGAGCGTGTTGACTTGGGCCTGCCGGTCCACCAGGGAGTAGGGGCCCAGGCTGCGGTAAAAGCGTAACGCATCCAGAAACTCCGGGGAGTCCAGAAGGGTTTTCTGTTGGTCGCGGTTCATGAGCTGAGCCCCGTTGGACCAGGCAAAGGGCATGAACTCCTGCCAAGGCGCGTAGGATTCGCCCGCAAAGATGGCAAAACCATAGGTGTCCTCGGAGAGCGCGTGGATGCGGCGTGCTGTGTCCAAGAGCTCCATCCAGGTGCCGGGGGGCTTTTCCGGGTCCAGGCCCGCTTGGGCAAACAGATCCCGGTTGTAAAAAAGTACGCGAGTGCCTGCGAGCCAAGGAATCCCATAAAGGGTTCCCTGGTACTGGGCGGACTCCCAAAGGATGTGCTCATCAAGCAGAGGCTCCGCCACTTCGGTGAGGTCTTCCAGAACCCCGGTTGCGGCAAAAGAAGCGACCCAGGTGCTCCCGAGTTCCACCACATCCGGAGCATTTCCCGCGGCAATGGAGGTGACGATCTTGTCGTAGCCGTGTTCCCAGGTGAGTTGCTGGAACTCCACTTTGATTCCGGGATGCAAGTCCTCAAAACGCCGGATCTGTTCGCCCATCAGCTCCTCGGCAGCGCTCAACTGCCACAGACGGATCTTGACCGGCTCTTGAGCAGCCCATGCCTTCGCAGGCAAGAGGAATAGGAAGACCAGGGCCCAAAGCAGTCTCATTGTTCTCACGGCACCAAGCCCTCACTTTCCAAGAAGGCACGGAGCTCTTGCGCCACGAGCGCGGCTCCGGCTTCGGTGAAGTGGGTGGAATCGTAGAAATAATTGGAGTCGTGTGGAATACGGGCGCCGAGATCCAGACAAGGGATGCGCTCCTGAGCGCAAATCTTGATCAGGGCTTGGTTGAAGATCTCCTGCATACGCCACTGCGTTGCGGCGGATATCGAAAGCCGCATTTGAGTCATCCAGTAGTCCCCGCCCTGGATAGTCTGCCAGTATTCCGTGTCCTCAAAAAGCGAAGGCTGGGTGAGAAAGACCATGGGGATGTTCAGCTCCCGGCCTGTGCGGATAATTTCCAGGACATTTTGTCTGA
This window encodes:
- a CDS encoding SGNH/GDSL hydrolase family protein codes for the protein RQNVLEIIRTGRELNIPMVFLTQPSLFEDTEYWQTIQGGDYWMTQMRLSISAATQWRMQEIFNQALIKICAQERIPCLDLGARIPHDSNYFYDSTHFTEAGAALVAQELRAFLESEGLVP
- a CDS encoding ABC transporter permease subunit, whose protein sequence is MEIVEVQQNVVPTTLSALKHPFFETHPLHRHFLLQTHSAVAPPSHPRWSRIQHELSVLIDKVFLKSVEPEVALREQAQAIEEILQRQATPKTWADPGTSVAVLLFLLLLGVYLHRKLARQLGAPFPAEGYSEPGRSFDYSTLFFLSPWFVLFLLFGIYPLVHSFLVSFCDYDFLSGRFSFVGLQNYVDAIRSAQFLKALGNTLFFALGTIPFTMSLALFCAVLLSQRIPLRGIFQAGLFLPVATSVIVVATIFTYLYAPDGMVNGILSRLRIPPPDPSWLLNPKLALPAIMFMNVWASFGYYTILFVAGLQSIPNTLYEAAHIDGANAWQRFWNVTLPQIKPILLFAVVVNTIYSFQVFPEIFTMTGGGPLGSTSTIVYHLYELGFHDFDMGVASAVAYILFIIVMGFSILQMRLLRPSEAYSEEA